One genomic region from Kineobactrum salinum encodes:
- a CDS encoding aminotransferase class V-fold PLP-dependent enzyme: MDINKVRSHFPILDRKTYLNSCSYGALADSVRRALEQYLDDRDSHGASWEQWVGDQERLRESTAMLLGAQASEIALVPSLSAGLNTLTSCLDFTGKRNKVVVTSHDFPTTAQIWHAQKRRGAVVHRVELEDCVDPGDVLGRFAQAIDSTTAVVSVPYICYRNGRKLDVGAIAELAHAHGALMIVDAYQAVGTFPVDVKALDADVLLGGYLKYLMGTAGMAYLYVKGELVDTLQPATSGWFAQEDVSAMAIAENVPAYSARRFEGGTPTVSAIGACRAGLDIVHDTGIDAIAAQNTLITDAIKREAAARGWVSATGDWPHGAMIALRSTDMLKLVARLGEAGIVVSCRDGNIRISPHFYNNENDIQTLFEELDRNSDLMVQE; this comes from the coding sequence ATGGATATCAACAAGGTGCGCAGCCACTTCCCCATACTGGACCGGAAGACCTATCTCAACAGCTGTTCCTACGGTGCCCTGGCCGACAGCGTTCGCCGGGCCCTGGAGCAATACCTCGACGACCGTGACAGCCACGGCGCCAGCTGGGAGCAGTGGGTGGGCGACCAGGAAAGGCTTCGCGAGAGTACTGCGATGCTGCTCGGCGCGCAGGCATCAGAGATTGCTCTGGTACCTTCGCTGTCAGCAGGACTCAACACGCTTACAAGCTGCCTGGACTTCACTGGCAAGCGCAACAAGGTGGTAGTGACCTCGCATGATTTTCCTACCACCGCCCAGATCTGGCATGCGCAGAAACGCCGCGGTGCTGTCGTGCACCGGGTCGAACTTGAGGACTGTGTCGATCCGGGGGACGTGCTTGGCCGTTTTGCCCAGGCCATAGATTCAACCACTGCCGTAGTTTCTGTACCCTACATCTGCTACCGCAACGGTCGTAAACTTGATGTTGGCGCCATTGCGGAGCTGGCCCACGCACACGGGGCGCTGATGATCGTCGACGCCTACCAGGCAGTGGGCACCTTTCCTGTAGATGTGAAAGCACTGGATGCAGACGTGCTGCTGGGCGGGTATCTCAAGTACCTGATGGGAACGGCTGGCATGGCGTATTTGTATGTGAAGGGTGAACTGGTGGACACACTGCAGCCCGCCACCAGCGGATGGTTTGCCCAGGAAGATGTGTCGGCGATGGCCATTGCGGAAAATGTGCCTGCGTACTCGGCACGAAGGTTCGAGGGAGGCACGCCGACGGTCAGCGCCATCGGAGCCTGCCGGGCTGGTCTTGACATTGTGCATGACACCGGAATAGACGCGATTGCAGCGCAGAACACCCTCATCACCGATGCCATCAAGCGAGAAGCCGCCGCGCGCGGCTGGGTCTCTGCCACTGGCGACTGGCCCCACGGGGCGATGATCGCGCTACGCTCCACCGACATGCTGAAGTTGGTCGCGCGGCTGGGCGAGGCCGGCATCGTCGTCTCCTGCCGGGACGGCAATATCCGCATCTCACCCCACTTTTACAACAACGAGAACGACATCCAGACGCTGTTCGAGGAACTCGACCGGAATAGCGATTTAATGGTTCAGGAATAA
- the cheZ gene encoding protein phosphatase CheZ: protein MSGTAQQASSAAGTGDELVQRIGQLTRMLRESMRELGLDKEVEKAAQAIPDARERLNYVASMTEQAAERALNAIDRAQPLQNDIEVRAKALDEQWQAWFENPIELEQARELVQETRGFLGSVPEVTRATNQELLEIMMAQDFQDLTGQVIKKMMGVIQEVEHQLLQVLLDSVPEGHERGELQRRLDDPEAGKIDVSLVNGPQIKTDGEDVVSSQDQVDSLLDDLGF, encoded by the coding sequence ATGAGTGGGACAGCTCAGCAAGCAAGCTCCGCTGCTGGCACCGGGGATGAACTGGTACAGAGGATTGGTCAGTTGACCCGGATGCTGCGCGAGTCGATGCGTGAACTTGGACTGGACAAGGAAGTCGAGAAGGCCGCACAGGCTATTCCCGATGCCAGAGAGCGGCTCAATTACGTCGCTTCCATGACTGAACAGGCAGCCGAGCGCGCTCTCAATGCGATTGACCGGGCGCAGCCGTTACAGAACGATATCGAGGTTCGGGCCAAGGCCCTGGATGAACAGTGGCAGGCCTGGTTTGAAAATCCCATCGAGCTGGAGCAGGCGCGGGAGCTGGTGCAGGAGACCCGCGGCTTTCTCGGTTCTGTGCCGGAAGTCACCAGGGCCACGAACCAGGAACTGCTGGAAATCATGATGGCGCAGGATTTCCAGGATCTTACCGGCCAGGTCATCAAAAAGATGATGGGCGTGATCCAGGAAGTGGAGCACCAGTTGCTGCAGGTGTTGCTGGACAGCGTTCCGGAAGGGCATGAGCGCGGTGAGTTGCAGCGCCGGCTGGATGACCCCGAGGCAGGCAAGATCGATGTCAGCCTGGTGAACGGGCCCCAGATCAAGACAGACGGTGAGGATGTGGTCAGTAGCCAGGACCAGGTCGATTCACTGCTGGACGACCTGGGATTCTGA
- a CDS encoding methyl-accepting chemotaxis protein, with the protein MMKFIHNLKLNVAVGVILFTFVLLIGLISGIGLLSGSEAKKALQNVDMINVGQLNEVNRGANLLNEARVTLDVAGAYVAKDQGLQAERQLAVATGLLESAEAHFARFMEAPKSPEVEERAQALNATFTELVELVREQHDSLTAGDYEDFSLLREILLPVSDELRENLTGFVEYASGAVRDEITGFETQIAMFTKLEFGALLFTAVMVVLIFLGMRAVIIRPIAVAANSLKRIAGADLTEEIVVPGKNEIGQLFAAMHDMQDSLGRIILDVRDSSNSIFVGATQISSGNSDLSSRTEQQAASLQETATSMEQLTATVQQNADNARQASGLANDASSTASRGGEVVDKVITTMHGIADSSKKIADITGMIDSIAFQTNILALNASVEAARAGEQGRGFAVVAGEVRNLAGNSADAARQIKQLIESSAVQVEQGSTLVSQAGETMRDVVTAVKRVTDIMDEISAASQEQSGGINQVSQAVTQMDEVTQQNASLVQEAAAAAASLEEQARQLEKAVAIFRVGQAEIAADRSARRSNEQQESHDKEHESDEAKAAEDHAGFGVRDNAQHEQSAKSGSRLKAVGSDDWEDF; encoded by the coding sequence ATGATGAAATTCATTCACAACCTCAAACTCAACGTGGCTGTAGGCGTTATTCTGTTTACCTTTGTGTTGCTGATTGGCCTGATTTCCGGCATTGGCTTGCTGAGCGGTAGCGAGGCGAAGAAGGCACTGCAGAATGTGGACATGATCAATGTCGGGCAGCTGAACGAGGTCAACCGCGGTGCGAATCTGCTCAACGAGGCCCGGGTTACGCTGGACGTTGCCGGCGCCTACGTCGCCAAGGACCAGGGCCTGCAGGCCGAGCGGCAACTGGCGGTTGCAACCGGCCTGCTCGAGAGTGCGGAGGCACATTTTGCCCGCTTCATGGAAGCCCCGAAATCACCTGAGGTGGAGGAGCGCGCGCAGGCCCTCAATGCCACCTTCACTGAACTGGTAGAGTTGGTGCGCGAGCAGCATGACAGCCTTACTGCGGGCGACTATGAGGATTTCAGCCTGCTGCGTGAGATCCTGCTGCCGGTCTCGGATGAACTGCGTGAGAACCTGACCGGATTTGTTGAGTACGCCAGCGGGGCGGTGCGGGATGAAATTACCGGTTTTGAAACCCAGATCGCAATGTTTACCAAGCTCGAATTTGGCGCGCTCCTGTTTACTGCGGTGATGGTAGTGCTGATCTTCCTGGGCATGCGCGCAGTGATCATCCGTCCCATTGCCGTGGCGGCGAACAGTCTCAAGCGTATTGCCGGTGCAGATCTGACCGAGGAGATCGTGGTGCCGGGCAAAAATGAGATCGGTCAGCTGTTTGCGGCGATGCACGACATGCAGGACAGCCTGGGCCGGATCATTCTCGACGTGCGCGATAGCAGCAATTCCATCTTCGTGGGCGCTACCCAGATATCCAGCGGTAACAGCGACCTGTCCTCGCGCACTGAACAGCAGGCCGCTTCGCTGCAGGAAACGGCAACCAGCATGGAGCAACTGACGGCCACCGTTCAACAGAATGCCGACAACGCCAGGCAGGCCAGTGGCCTGGCCAACGACGCCTCCAGCACGGCGAGCCGCGGCGGCGAAGTGGTCGACAAGGTGATCACCACCATGCACGGTATTGCCGATAGTTCGAAGAAGATCGCGGACATCACAGGCATGATCGATTCCATCGCCTTCCAGACCAATATTCTGGCCCTCAATGCGTCGGTGGAAGCCGCCCGGGCCGGTGAGCAGGGCCGCGGTTTCGCGGTGGTGGCCGGTGAAGTGCGCAACCTGGCCGGTAACAGTGCGGACGCGGCGCGGCAGATCAAGCAGTTGATCGAGAGTTCTGCAGTGCAGGTGGAACAGGGTTCCACTCTGGTGTCACAGGCCGGCGAGACGATGCGGGATGTGGTCACCGCAGTGAAGCGGGTCACGGACATCATGGACGAGATCTCTGCGGCCTCGCAGGAACAGAGCGGCGGCATCAACCAGGTGAGCCAGGCGGTGACACAGATGGACGAGGTCACCCAGCAGAACGCTTCGCTGGTACAGGAAGCCGCGGCAGCTGCGGCATCACTGGAAGAGCAGGCGCGGCAACTCGAGAAGGCGGTGGCGATATTCCGGGTGGGCCAGGCAGAGATCGCGGCCGACCGGTCTGCGCGACGGTCCAATGAGCAGCAGGAAAGCCACGACAAAGAACACGAATCCGACGAAGCAAAAGCTGCCGAGGATCACGCCGGCTTTGGTGTCCGCGATAACGCCCAGCACGAACAGAGTGCCAAGAGTGGGTCGCGGTTGAAAGCCGTGGGTTCGGACGATTGGGAAGATTTCTAG
- a CDS encoding FecR/PupR family sigma factor regulator, with amino-acid sequence MSFPDIREIEAQAADWVVRLDSDTSTAETRAAFAEWRKRSALHGEAYDRLRGLWDTLDADGELAGRATGDVAADLARAGPWTRPPGRTRWWAVAASVALLGVTVAILFHQQGP; translated from the coding sequence GTGTCCTTTCCCGATATCCGGGAAATCGAAGCCCAGGCTGCTGACTGGGTAGTGCGTCTGGACAGCGATACCAGCACCGCAGAGACCCGGGCCGCGTTTGCCGAGTGGCGTAAGCGCAGTGCACTGCATGGCGAGGCCTATGATCGTCTGCGTGGCCTGTGGGATACGCTCGATGCTGACGGGGAACTGGCAGGCCGCGCAACCGGCGATGTCGCCGCGGATCTGGCTCGCGCCGGACCGTGGACGAGGCCGCCGGGCAGGACGCGATGGTGGGCCGTCGCCGCATCGGTAGCGTTGCTGGGCGTGACGGTGGCCATACTGTTTCACCAGCAGGGGCCATAG
- a CDS encoding sodium-dependent transporter has product MLRQQFSSSLAAVLTMAGAAIGLGNIWRFPYMMGSYGGSAFLLIYLLFVLLIAVPALTGEWALGRSSRGGTITAFATCYGPRTGRALGYMLVLGMLCSGSYYLVVIGNVALMTWTSFTTGFAGEHQQAFVQQLEHGPTRYLLALAVLAGILWVAYRGLHEGIERVSKLFVPFFFLVIIYLTIQTLGLEGAPEKMRLFLTPDFSQITPTSVFAALGQAVFSVGLGGTIMVIYGSYLSRGASLWRGAIATAGADTSAALLAAMFIFPTILVYGISPAAGPTLLFESLAQLFAQMDNGRILGSFFLLALLLVAFLSGLAALEVVFGSISDDESTHGLNRKRTIIVFGVVEALIMIIPGFNPGAVAIMDLLFGSGMLAVGSALAIIGLTWRLKQVAVVSEFGASKLTDFLFIWLKWVVPAVILAILIISYIH; this is encoded by the coding sequence ATGCTGCGCCAGCAATTTTCATCTTCCCTGGCGGCCGTCCTGACAATGGCAGGGGCCGCTATCGGGCTCGGTAATATCTGGCGTTTCCCCTACATGATGGGTTCCTATGGCGGCAGTGCATTTCTGCTGATCTATCTGCTCTTTGTACTGCTTATTGCCGTCCCTGCACTGACCGGAGAATGGGCCCTGGGCAGGAGCTCCCGCGGCGGCACCATCACAGCCTTTGCCACATGCTATGGACCACGGACAGGGCGCGCATTGGGCTATATGCTGGTTTTGGGCATGCTCTGTTCCGGTTCTTACTATCTCGTTGTGATCGGCAATGTCGCCCTGATGACCTGGACATCGTTCACCACCGGCTTTGCCGGAGAGCATCAGCAGGCTTTCGTGCAACAACTTGAGCACGGCCCTACTCGCTATTTGCTTGCACTGGCGGTACTCGCAGGGATCCTCTGGGTGGCTTACCGGGGCTTACATGAGGGTATCGAGCGCGTCAGCAAGCTATTCGTGCCGTTTTTCTTCCTGGTGATTATCTACCTGACCATCCAGACCCTGGGCCTGGAGGGCGCTCCAGAAAAAATGCGGCTTTTCCTGACCCCGGATTTCTCCCAGATCACTCCGACATCAGTGTTTGCCGCGCTCGGCCAGGCGGTATTCTCCGTTGGTCTGGGGGGAACCATCATGGTCATCTACGGCAGCTACCTGAGTCGCGGAGCCTCGCTCTGGCGGGGAGCGATAGCGACCGCCGGCGCCGACACCAGCGCAGCACTGCTCGCAGCCATGTTCATTTTTCCGACCATCCTTGTATACGGCATCAGCCCCGCGGCGGGGCCCACCCTGTTGTTCGAGTCACTCGCACAACTGTTCGCGCAGATGGACAACGGACGCATACTGGGTTCATTTTTCCTTCTTGCGCTCCTGCTGGTTGCATTCTTGTCAGGTCTCGCCGCTCTCGAAGTTGTATTTGGCAGCATCAGCGACGACGAAAGCACCCACGGCCTGAATCGCAAGCGCACTATCATCGTATTCGGCGTGGTAGAGGCGCTGATCATGATCATCCCGGGTTTCAATCCGGGAGCGGTCGCGATCATGGACCTGCTGTTTGGCTCAGGCATGCTCGCCGTTGGTAGCGCACTCGCCATTATCGGCCTTACCTGGCGTCTCAAGCAGGTAGCGGTGGTCAGCGAGTTCGGTGCCAGCAAGCTCACGGATTTTCTGTTCATCTGGCTGAAGTGGGTGGTTCCCGCTGTCATTCTGGCCATTCTGATCATTTCCTATATTCACTGA
- the flhB gene encoding flagellar biosynthesis protein FlhB, translated as MADETSDQDKTEAATPRRIEKAREEGQVPRSRELATFLLLLGGVGGLWSLGGSFAHHLGLVMEQAFLFERRHAFEPTRMLMHAADLVERSLYTLLPLFMLLTLLALTAPMLLGGWSLSAKSMQPKLSKLNPVKGLKRLFSSQALAELGKAIAKSVLVGSVVVFYLAAKRGEFMALMDQPIAMALFNAVQLAVTACALMVLVLVVVILIDVPYQLWSHAKKLRMSKEEIKREHKESEGDPQLKARIRSQQQTVARSRMMSKVPEADVIVTNPTHYAVALRYDDSRMAAPRVVAKGVDAVAERIRLLGAEHHIPLLEAPPLARALYRHVDLDREIPADLYTAVAEVLAWAFRLRRVRDEGGEVPDPPQELPVPAELEVAPDLPATGATS; from the coding sequence ATGGCTGATGAAACCAGCGACCAGGACAAGACCGAAGCCGCCACTCCGCGACGCATCGAAAAGGCGCGCGAAGAGGGGCAGGTTCCCCGTTCCCGGGAATTGGCCACCTTCCTGCTGTTGCTGGGCGGTGTAGGCGGGCTCTGGTCGCTGGGAGGCAGCTTCGCCCACCATCTCGGGCTGGTGATGGAACAGGCCTTTCTGTTCGAGCGACGTCACGCCTTCGAGCCGACCCGGATGTTGATGCATGCCGCCGATCTGGTGGAACGCTCCCTCTACACCCTGTTACCCCTGTTTATGTTGCTAACATTGCTGGCCCTGACGGCCCCCATGTTGCTGGGCGGCTGGTCATTGTCCGCCAAGTCAATGCAGCCGAAATTGTCCAAACTCAATCCCGTGAAGGGTCTCAAACGCCTGTTTTCCAGCCAGGCCCTGGCTGAGCTGGGCAAGGCGATTGCCAAATCAGTGCTGGTGGGTTCGGTCGTAGTGTTCTATCTGGCGGCGAAGCGCGGCGAATTCATGGCGCTGATGGACCAGCCCATCGCGATGGCCCTGTTCAATGCGGTGCAACTGGCGGTCACCGCCTGCGCGCTGATGGTGCTGGTCCTGGTGGTGGTGATCCTGATCGACGTACCCTATCAGCTGTGGAGCCACGCCAAGAAGCTGCGCATGAGTAAGGAAGAGATCAAGCGCGAGCACAAGGAATCCGAGGGCGATCCCCAACTCAAGGCGCGTATTCGCTCCCAGCAACAAACGGTGGCCCGCTCCCGCATGATGAGCAAGGTGCCGGAGGCCGATGTGATTGTGACCAACCCCACCCACTATGCGGTGGCGCTGCGCTACGATGACAGCCGCATGGCAGCACCACGGGTGGTGGCCAAGGGGGTCGACGCGGTGGCAGAGCGGATCCGCTTGCTGGGCGCTGAACATCATATTCCGCTGCTGGAGGCACCGCCGCTGGCGCGGGCGCTGTATCGTCACGTGGACCTCGACAGGGAGATCCCGGCCGACCTGTACACAGCAGTGGCCGAAGTGCTGGCCTGGGCTTTTCGCCTGCGGCGGGTGCGGGACGAGGGTGGCGAAGTGCCCGACCCCCCGCAGGAATTGCCGGTACCGGCTGAACTGGAAGTGGCGCCGGACCTGCCGGCTACTGGAGCAACGAGCTGA
- a CDS encoding RNA polymerase sigma factor FliA translates to MTYTAQGKITQTTLLEEYLPAVRRQALSLQVKLPSSIDLDDLIQAGMVGLLDALGRFDPNAGAAFMPFASQRIRGAMIDELRSRDWLPRSVRRSAREVDRVMHALEQRLGRPPEEREVAAELGMSLADYQELLTDVNNGFLLPFEEMVAEGGEPEANEAGPRSPFAALLEGEQRDLLIQAIKALPEREKTLMGLYYQEELNLREIGEVLGVSESRVCQLHSQAISRLRARLNEAA, encoded by the coding sequence ATGACATACACAGCACAGGGTAAAATTACCCAGACCACGTTATTGGAGGAATACCTGCCAGCAGTGCGGCGCCAGGCGCTGTCGCTGCAGGTCAAGTTGCCCTCGAGCATTGATCTGGACGACCTGATCCAGGCCGGCATGGTCGGTTTGTTGGATGCACTGGGCCGTTTCGATCCCAATGCAGGAGCCGCCTTCATGCCGTTCGCCAGTCAGCGTATTCGCGGCGCCATGATCGATGAGCTGCGCTCCCGCGACTGGCTGCCACGCAGCGTACGCCGCAGTGCGCGCGAGGTCGACCGGGTGATGCACGCGCTGGAGCAGCGCCTGGGCCGGCCGCCCGAGGAGCGCGAGGTGGCTGCGGAGCTGGGCATGTCACTCGCGGATTACCAGGAACTGCTGACCGATGTCAACAATGGCTTCCTGCTGCCCTTTGAGGAAATGGTGGCAGAGGGCGGGGAGCCGGAGGCAAACGAGGCCGGCCCACGGTCACCGTTCGCCGCACTGCTCGAGGGCGAGCAACGCGATTTGCTGATCCAGGCCATCAAGGCCCTGCCCGAGCGGGAAAAGACTCTTATGGGCCTGTATTATCAGGAAGAACTCAATCTCAGAGAGATCGGCGAGGTCCTCGGCGTCAGTGAGTCCCGGGTCTGTCAATTGCACAGCCAGGCCATCAGCCGCCTGCGGGCCAGGTTGAACGAAGCGGCCTGA
- the cheY gene encoding chemotaxis response regulator CheY, giving the protein MDKNMSILVVDDFPTMRRIVRSLLKELGFTNVDEAEDGQDALAKLRGGKFEFVVSDWNMPNLDGLEMLKQIREDGVLKSLPVLMVTAEAKKENIIAAAQAGANGYVVKPFTAATLEEKLNKIFEKLGK; this is encoded by the coding sequence ATGGACAAGAATATGAGTATTCTGGTGGTGGATGATTTTCCCACCATGCGACGCATCGTACGCAGCCTGCTCAAGGAGCTGGGGTTTACCAATGTGGATGAAGCAGAGGATGGGCAGGATGCTCTCGCCAAGCTGCGTGGTGGCAAGTTCGAGTTCGTGGTCTCGGACTGGAACATGCCCAATCTGGATGGCCTGGAGATGCTCAAGCAGATTCGTGAGGATGGCGTCCTGAAGTCCTTGCCGGTATTGATGGTGACCGCCGAGGCGAAGAAGGAAAATATCATCGCGGCGGCCCAGGCCGGTGCCAATGGTTACGTGGTCAAGCCCTTTACTGCTGCCACGCTCGAAGAAAAACTCAACAAGATATTCGAGAAGCTCGGCAAGTAA
- a CDS encoding flagellar protein FlhE has product MTAGAGCARSAGLILAGVVWSGILLQAGASSAAPGSWAASAAPVTVAMAGRTYHSRALPPPRPELVAESVIGRVSWRFRVPAGRAVNVWLCSGEHCEAISGQRGSSEALAGHAAARPLQFRFALRPGEQRAVTVRELQLLVDYH; this is encoded by the coding sequence GTGACAGCCGGCGCCGGGTGCGCCAGGTCCGCAGGACTGATCCTGGCGGGGGTGGTGTGGTCGGGAATACTGTTGCAGGCGGGAGCGTCGAGCGCAGCTCCCGGGAGCTGGGCGGCCAGCGCGGCGCCCGTGACAGTAGCAATGGCGGGCCGGACCTACCATTCCAGAGCGCTGCCTCCACCGCGCCCGGAACTGGTGGCAGAGTCGGTGATCGGCCGGGTCAGCTGGCGCTTCCGGGTGCCCGCGGGGCGGGCTGTAAACGTCTGGTTGTGCAGCGGCGAGCACTGTGAGGCCATCTCCGGCCAGCGCGGCAGCAGCGAGGCGCTGGCCGGTCATGCGGCTGCACGGCCCCTGCAGTTTCGCTTTGCTCTGAGGCCGGGGGAACAGCGAGCGGTAACCGTGCGCGAACTGCAACTGCTGGTCGACTACCACTGA
- the flhA gene encoding flagellar biosynthesis protein FlhA → MNALTRYLGTRTWLEAAQLQVLAGPLLILLVLAMLILPLPPFALDMFFTFNIALAVMVLLVSMFTLNSLEFAAFPAVLLFTTLLRLSLNVASTRVVLMEGHNGGDAAGRVIEAFGQFLVGGNFAVGLVVFMILVVINFMVITKGAGRIAEVGARFTLDAMPGKQMAIDADLNAGLIGEDEARKRRAEVSQEADFFGSMDGASKFVRGDAVAGLVIMVVNIIGGLLIGMMQHDMSFADAGRTYTLLTIGDGLVAQIPALVISTAAGVTVSRVNTDQDVGQQMISQLLINPRVLFLAAAVMGLLGLVPGMPNFVFLLFTGALAGFGWWLVRHRETELANEQINTPAAPVPETPEASWDDVQLVDTLGLEVGHRLIPLVDHRQQGELLGRIKSVRKKFAQDVGFLPPVVHIRDNLELGSNSYLLTLKGAEVGRGEAWPGKWLAIDPGQLSGEVQGTPTTDPAFGLPAVWIEAEQRELAQIYGYTVVDASTVVATHLNHLLHRHAGEMLGRQEVQQLLDKLGTENKSLVEDVVPKAVSLTVLQRLLQNLLDEDVSIRDMRTILDTLAESAGPDLDADELTSRVRVALGRAITHHWFPGQSELQVIGLDSQLEQVLLQAITSGGALEPGLADTLMEQTAAALARQEEAGGAPVLVVQPALRPLLARFLRRRLSHLVVMSQAEVPDDRSLRMTQVIGTHQ, encoded by the coding sequence ATGAATGCACTGACCCGTTATCTGGGCACCAGGACCTGGCTGGAGGCGGCACAACTGCAGGTGCTCGCGGGACCCCTGCTGATCCTGCTGGTGCTGGCGATGTTGATTCTGCCGCTGCCGCCATTCGCGCTGGACATGTTCTTCACCTTCAATATCGCCCTGGCAGTGATGGTGTTGCTGGTCAGCATGTTCACATTGAATTCACTGGAATTCGCCGCCTTTCCGGCGGTACTGCTGTTTACAACCCTGTTGCGCCTGTCGCTGAACGTAGCCTCTACCCGGGTGGTTTTGATGGAGGGCCACAACGGGGGCGATGCGGCCGGTCGTGTGATCGAGGCCTTCGGCCAGTTCCTCGTGGGCGGCAATTTTGCGGTGGGCCTGGTGGTGTTCATGATTCTGGTGGTGATCAATTTCATGGTCATCACCAAAGGCGCCGGCCGGATAGCAGAGGTCGGTGCCCGCTTTACCCTGGATGCCATGCCCGGCAAGCAGATGGCCATCGATGCCGACCTGAACGCTGGCTTGATCGGTGAGGACGAGGCCCGCAAGCGTCGCGCCGAGGTATCGCAGGAGGCAGATTTTTTCGGCTCCATGGACGGTGCCAGCAAGTTTGTCCGCGGCGATGCCGTCGCAGGCCTGGTGATCATGGTAGTCAATATCATCGGCGGTCTGCTGATCGGCATGATGCAGCATGACATGAGTTTTGCGGATGCCGGACGTACCTATACCCTGCTGACCATTGGCGATGGCCTGGTGGCGCAGATACCGGCGCTGGTGATATCCACTGCGGCCGGCGTGACTGTATCGCGCGTCAATACCGACCAGGATGTGGGCCAGCAAATGATCAGTCAGTTGCTGATCAATCCCCGGGTGCTGTTTCTTGCCGCTGCAGTGATGGGGCTGCTGGGGCTGGTTCCGGGGATGCCCAACTTTGTATTCCTGCTGTTTACCGGCGCCCTGGCAGGCTTCGGCTGGTGGCTGGTGCGGCACCGCGAGACCGAGCTGGCCAATGAACAGATCAATACGCCGGCCGCTCCCGTACCAGAGACGCCCGAAGCCAGCTGGGATGACGTGCAGCTGGTGGACACACTGGGCCTGGAGGTGGGGCACCGGCTTATTCCGCTGGTCGACCACCGCCAACAGGGGGAGTTGCTTGGCCGCATCAAGAGTGTGCGCAAGAAATTTGCCCAGGATGTGGGTTTCCTGCCGCCAGTGGTACATATCCGGGACAATCTCGAGCTCGGCTCCAACAGTTATCTGTTGACGCTGAAAGGCGCCGAAGTGGGCCGCGGCGAGGCCTGGCCAGGCAAATGGTTGGCGATTGACCCCGGTCAGTTGTCCGGCGAGGTGCAGGGCACCCCGACCACGGACCCCGCCTTTGGCCTGCCCGCGGTCTGGATTGAGGCCGAACAGCGGGAGCTGGCACAGATTTATGGTTACACGGTGGTGGATGCCAGCACTGTGGTGGCTACCCACCTCAATCACCTGTTGCACCGGCATGCCGGTGAAATGCTGGGGCGGCAGGAGGTGCAGCAACTGCTGGACAAACTCGGCACCGAGAACAAATCGCTGGTGGAGGATGTGGTGCCCAAGGCGGTATCACTGACAGTCCTGCAGCGGCTGTTGCAGAATCTGCTGGACGAAGATGTGTCGATTCGCGACATGCGCACTATTCTGGATACGCTCGCCGAAAGTGCGGGGCCGGACCTGGATGCCGACGAGCTGACCAGCAGGGTTCGGGTTGCGCTGGGACGCGCCATTACCCATCACTGGTTCCCCGGCCAGAGTGAACTGCAGGTGATCGGGCTGGACAGCCAGCTTGAACAGGTGCTGCTGCAGGCCATTACCAGTGGCGGTGCGCTGGAACCCGGGCTGGCGGATACCCTGATGGAACAGACTGCGGCTGCCCTTGCGCGGCAGGAAGAGGCCGGAGGCGCGCCGGTACTGGTGGTGCAGCCTGCGTTGCGGCCCCTGTTGGCACGCTTCCTGCGCCGCCGCCTGAGCCACCTGGTGGTAATGTCGCAGGCAGAGGTTCCGGATGACCGGAGCTTGCGGATGACCCAGGTCATCGGTACCCATCAGTGA